A DNA window from Vagococcus penaei contains the following coding sequences:
- the sdaAA gene encoding L-serine ammonia-lyase, iron-sulfur-dependent, subunit alpha — protein MLFQSIEELLSLTETYGTIAETMIQTEIETSQYSREVIIEHMSKNLTVMMASIEKGIGGVTSVTGLTGGDATRMNDYLAAENYLSGQTILKAVRNAIAVNEVNAEMGLICATPTAGSAGVAAGVLAAMVEDYGISHEEQLEFLFTAGAIGLVIANKASISGAAGGCQAEIGSASAMASGALVALRGGTPQQSAQAVAITLKNMLGLICDPVAGLVEVPCVKRNALGASQAFISADMALAGIESVIPVDEVIEAMHQVGMQMPSIFKETAEGGLAATKTGKAIIHRLYSND, from the coding sequence ATGTTATTTCAATCAATTGAAGAACTACTTAGTTTAACTGAAACTTACGGCACTATCGCCGAAACTATGATTCAAACAGAAATCGAAACCTCACAATATTCACGCGAGGTTATAATTGAACATATGTCTAAAAACCTAACTGTGATGATGGCATCAATTGAAAAAGGTATTGGTGGGGTAACTTCTGTGACTGGTCTGACTGGTGGGGATGCAACACGTATGAATGATTACCTCGCAGCTGAGAATTATCTAAGTGGCCAAACCATCTTAAAAGCCGTTCGTAATGCAATTGCCGTTAATGAAGTAAATGCCGAGATGGGCTTAATTTGTGCCACTCCAACTGCCGGAAGTGCAGGTGTCGCTGCAGGTGTCTTAGCTGCCATGGTGGAAGATTATGGTATTTCTCATGAAGAACAACTAGAATTTCTCTTCACAGCAGGTGCGATTGGTCTCGTTATTGCCAACAAAGCGTCCATTAGTGGCGCAGCTGGTGGCTGTCAAGCAGAAATCGGTTCTGCTAGTGCAATGGCTAGTGGAGCTTTAGTCGCTTTACGAGGTGGCACACCACAACAATCTGCCCAAGCTGTTGCAATTACACTAAAAAACATGCTAGGACTAATTTGTGACCCTGTAGCCGGTTTGGTTGAAGTCCCTTGCGTTAAGCGAAATGCATTAGGTGCTTCACAAGCATTCATTTCTGCTGATATGGCGTTAGCTGGCATCGAAAGTGTAATTCCTGTTGATGAAGTGATTGAAGCCATGCACCAAGTGGGAATGCAAATGCCTAGTATCTTCAAAGAAACAGCTGAAGGTGGGTTAGCAGCGACTAAAACAGGTAAAGCTATCATACATCGTCTATATTCAAATGACTAA